A genomic stretch from Helianthus annuus cultivar XRQ/B chromosome 1, HanXRQr2.0-SUNRISE, whole genome shotgun sequence includes:
- the LOC118491511 gene encoding secreted RxLR effector protein 161-like, with the protein MVVRSLDVEKDPFRPPNDGKEILGPEVPYLSAFGALMFLASHTRPDISFSVNLLARYSSCPTKRHWNGVKQIFRYLQGTKDMGLYFTNQPTTSLVGFADAGYLSDPHTGRSQTGYLFTSGGTAISWRSVKQTITTTSSNHAEILAIHEASRECVWLRSVIQHIRGSCGISTIDEGAIILHENNAACIAQLKEGYIKGDGTKHILPKFFFTHDLQKNGDITVQQVRSSDNLADLFTKSLPTSTFKKLVHGIGMRRLKELKSSGGE; encoded by the coding sequence ATGGTTGTAAGATCTCTTGATGTCGAGAAAGACCCATTCCGACCTCCGAACGATGGAAAGGAAATtcttggtccagaagtaccataTTTAAGTGCATTTGGTGCACTAATGTTTCTTGCTAGTCATACACGACCAGATATATCATTTTCTGTAAATTTATTGGCAAGATATAGTTCATGCCCTACGAAGAGGCATTGGAATGGGGTAAAACAAATATTTCGATACCTTCAAGGTACAAAAGATATGGGGTTGTATTTTACTAACCAACCGACAACAAGTTTGGTTGGTTTTGCAGATGCAGGGTATTTGTCTGATCCTCACACTGGACGATCTCAAACTGGATATTTATTCACAAGTGGAGGCACTGCTATTTCATGGCGTTCTGTAAAGCAAACCATCACAACCACATCATCTAACCATGCAGAAATATTGGCGATTCATGAAGCTAGTCGAGAATGTGTTTGGTTAAGAAGTGTAATACAACACATTCGTGGGTCTTGTGGTATTTCTACGATAGATGAGGGAGCGATAATTCTACATGAAAACAACGCAGCATGCATTGCTCAACTTAAGGAAGGATACATCAAAGGTGATGGAACGAAGCACATTTTACCAAAGTTCTTTTTTACACATGATTTGCAAAAGAATGGAGATATTACTGTCCAACAAGTTCGTTCTAGCGACAATTTGGCAGACTTGTTTACTAAATCACTTCCGACCTCTACATTCAAGAAACTGGTTCATGGGATCGGGATGCGTCGACTCAAGGAGCTTAAATCATCAGGGGGAGAataa